Proteins encoded within one genomic window of Fragaria vesca subsp. vesca linkage group LG1, FraVesHawaii_1.0, whole genome shotgun sequence:
- the LOC101310462 gene encoding codeine O-demethylase-like, which yields MAILDDDNASVKLSMSVREMSVKGVEPPPEYIVKEGIFGAIESSPEVGQIPIIDISLFSTSSQDSAKAQIELEKLRSAPGPVQSLSSSGCFQAIGHGISSSFLDKLREASTNFFALPEEEKQKNPVKEKKKHFKVAHRTEGYAHEVKVSEEQVLDWAYRLTLLAFPEDQRCLDLWPENPNNFREVLHEYATKLNLMTAVLFKAMAKSLNLEENSFADQLFGEQALMTVRFNFYPKCSRPDQVLGAKPHTDGSGITLLLQDKEAEGLQVLVDGKWVRVPIVPDAIVVNLGDQMQIMSNGIFKSPMHRAVTNTERMRLSVASFNEPDPESEIGPVQKLIDEARPRLYKNVKNYGLINYQCYQGGQIALETMKI from the exons GCCTCAGTGAAGTTGTCCATGAGTGTCCGAGAAATGTCTGTCAAAGGTGTTGAACCACCCCCGGAATATATTGTTAAGGAAGGCATCTTTGGAGCTATAGAGTCTTCTCCAGAAGTAGGCCAAATCCCTATCATTGATATCAGTCTCTTCTCCACATCATCACAGGATTCTGCGAAAGCGCAGATTGAACTTGAGAAACTTAGATCAGCACCAGGGCCAGTCCAAT CACTCAGCTCATCAGGCTGCTTCCAG GCAATTGGTCATGGCATTTCAAGTAGCTTTCTTGACAAGTTACGCGAAGCGTCAACAAATTTCTTTGCACTTCCAGAGGAAGAGAAGCAAAAGAATCCAGTGAAAGAGAAGAAAAAGCACTTCAAAGTAGCTCATCGAACTGAAGGATATGCTCATGAGGTCAAAGTCTCAGAGGAGCAAGTTCTTGACTGGGCATACCGTCTTACTCTTCTAGCATTTCCAGAAGATCAAAGATGCCTAGATCTTTGGCCAGAAAATCCAAACAACTTTCG AGAGGTGTTACATGAATATGCAACAAAGTTAAATCTCATGACGGCTGTTCTGTTTAAGGCCATGGCGAAATCGTTGAATTTAGAAGAGAACAGCTTTGCAGATCAGCTGTTTGGTGAACAAGCTTTGATGACAGTAAGATTCAACTTCTATCCTAAGTGTTCAAGACCTGATCAGGTGCTTGGTGCAAAACCACATACAGATGGATCAGGAATAACACTTCTGTTGCAAGACAAAGAAGCAGAAGGTCTTCAAGTTTTGGTGGATGGCAAATGGGTTAGAGTCCCCATTGTGCCTGATGCTATAGTTGTTAACCTTGGTGATCAGATGCAG ATTATGAGTAATGGTATATTCAAGAGTCCAATGCACAGGGCTGTGACCAATACAGAAAGGATGAGGTTGTCTGTGGCCTCGTTTAACGAACCAGATCCTGAAAGTGAGATTGGTCCAGTGCAGAAACTGATAGATGAGGCAAGGCCAAGACTGTACAAGAATGTCAAGAATTATGGTCTCATCAACTACCAATGCTATCAGGGAGGACAAATAGCACTTGAAACAATGAAGATATAA
- the LOC101301902 gene encoding probable 2-oxoglutarate/Fe(II)-dependent dioxygenase-like has product MSIQEMSIKGDELPPEYIVTESKFGAIESSPELGQIPTIDVSLFSQSSIGTKEAEIELKKLRSALSSSACFQAIGHGISSSFLDKVREVATQFFELPVEEKQNYSREIYGGEEGYGEDVIVSEKQVLDWSYRLILQVFPEDQRRLDLWPENPTDFREVLHEYATQVKFIMHVLFKAMEKSLNLEENIILDKLLGEKAQMRAKFNFYPRCPRADKVFGLKPHTDGSGMTVLLQDKEVEGLQVLVDGKWVRVPIVPHAIVVNLGDQMQIMSNGIFKSPMHRVVTNPDRMRLSVALFNEPDPETEINPVEKLIDETRPRLYKNVKNYGRINYECYQKGEVALETLKI; this is encoded by the exons ATGAGTATCCAAGAAATGTCCATCAAAGGTGATGAACTACCACCTGAATATATTGTCACAGAAAGCAAGTTTGGAGCCATAGAGTCCTCACCAGAATTGGGTCAAATCCCCACCATTGATGTTAGTCTCTTCTCCCAATCATCAATTGGCACTAAGGAAGCAGAGATCGAACTAAAGAAACTCAGATCAGCTCTTAGCTCATCCGCCTGCTTCCAG GCAATCGGTCATGGGATTTCAAGTTCCTTTCTGGACAAGGTACGCGAAGTTGCAACACAATTCTTTGAACTTCCAGTGGAAGAGAAGCAAAACTACTCGAGAGAAATTTATGGTGGCGAAGAAGGATATGGGGAGGATGTAATTGTCTCAGAGAAGCAAGTTCTTGATTGGTCTTACCGCCTAATTCTTCAAGTATTCCCTGAAGATCAAAGAAGGCTTGATCTCTGGCCAGAAAATCCAACTGATTTTCG AGAGGTTCTGCATGAATATGCAACACAGGTAAAGTTCATTATGCATGTTCTGTTCAAGGCCATGGAAAAATCTCTGAATTTAGAAGAGAACATCATTTTAGATAAGCTGCTTGGAGAAAAAGCTCAGATGAGAGCAAAATTCAACTTCTATCCGCGGTGTCCAAGAGCCGATAAGGTGTTTGGTTTGAAGCCTCATACAGATGGGTCAGGAATGACTGTTCTGTTGCAGGACAAAGAGGTAGAAGGTCTTCAAGTTTTGGTTGATGGAAAATGGGTTAGAGTCCCCATTGTGCCTCATGCAATAGTTGTTAATCTTGGTGATCAAATGCAG ATTATGAGTAATGGTATCTTCAAGAGCCCAATGCACAGGGTTGTGACAAATCCAGACAGAATGAGACTATCTGTGGCCTTGTTTAATGAACCTGATCCTGAAACTGAGATTAATCCTGTGGAGAAATTGATAGATGAGACAAGGCCAAGGTTATACAAAAATGTCAAGAATTATGGTCGTATCAACTATGAATGCTATCAGAAAGGAGAAGTTGCACTTGAAACATTGAAGATCTGA
- the LOC101302485 gene encoding codeine O-demethylase-like: protein MSVEELSIKGDEPPAEYIVKESKFGGIESSPESGQIPIIDISLFSPSSVGTKEAEIELNKLRSALSLSGCFQAIGHGISSSFLDKVREVATQFFELPVEEKQKYSREIYGGQEGYGDDVIVSEKQVLDWLYRLILQVFPEDQRRPDLWPEIPTDFREVLHEYATQVKFIMHVLFKAMEKSLNLEENSFLDKLLGEKAQMRARFNFYPRCSRADKVFGLKPHIDASGMTLLLQDKEVEGLQVLVDGIWFRVPIVPAAIVVNLGGQMQIMSNGIFKSPVHRAVTNPERMRLSVALYNAPDPETEIGPVEKLIDETRPRSYKNVKNYAYINYECTQRGELGVETLKI, encoded by the exons ATGAGTGTTGAAGAACTGTCCATCAAAGGTGATGAACCACCCGCTGAATATATTGTTAAAGAAAGCAAGTTTGGAGGTATAGAGTCTTCCCCAGAATCAGGTCAAATCCCCATCATTGATATTAGTCTCTTCTCCCCATCGTCAGTTGGTACTAAGGAAGCAGAGATCGAACTAAACAAACTCAGATCAGCTCTAAGCTTATCAGGATGCTTCCAG GCCATAGGTCATGGGATTTCAAGTTCCTTTCTTGACAAGGTACGCGAAGTCGCGACACAATTCTTTGAACTTCCAGTGGAAGAGAAGCAAAAATACTCAAGAGAAATTTATGGTGGCCAAGAAGGATATGGGGACGATGTAATTGTCTCAGAGAAGCAAGTTCTTGATTGGTTGTACCGCCTAATTCTTCAAGTATTTCCTGAAGATCAAAGAAGGCCTGATCTCTGGCCAGAAATTCCAACTGATTTTCG AGAGGTTCTGCATGAATATGCAACACAGGTAAAGTTCATTATGCATGTTCTGTTCAAGGCCATGGAAAAATCTCTGAATTTAGAAGAGAACAGCTTTTTAGATAAGCTGCTTGGAGAAAAAGCTCAGATGAGAGCAAGATTCAACTTCTATCCGCGGTGTTCAAGAGCCGATAAGGTGTTTGGTTTGAAGCCTCATATAGATGCGTCAGGAATGACTCTTCTGTTGCAGGACAAAGAAGTGGAAGGTCTTCAAGTTTTGGTGGATGGTATATGGTTTAGAGTCCCCATTGTGCCAGCTGCCATTGTTGTTAATCTTGGTGGTCAAATGCAG ATTATGAGTAATGGCATATTCAAAAGCCCAGTGCACAGAGCGGTGACAAATCCAGAAAGAATGAGGCTCTCTGTGGCCTTGTATAATGCACCAGATCCTGAAACTGAGATTGGTCCAGTGGAGAAACTAATAGATGAAACAAGGCCAAGGTCATACAAAAATGTCAAGAACTATGCCTATATCAACTATGAGTGCACTCAGAGAGGAGAATTAGGGGTTGAAACATTAAAGATTTGA
- the LOC101303260 gene encoding protein SRG1-like: MAKSSAPAQFELLATKTVQEQLIEGEVLVPPPKYILKDGVPLPDASVEFMDVPVIDLGLLTPSSISMEEFEKLRSALNKWGCFQVVNHGMTPEFLDQVREITKQFFAMPAEEKKKYLRPVDNIEGYGNDMVFSEQQTLDWTDRLYLTVYPPDKHKLKFWPENPKSFRDTLDQYTCKLQVITETVLKGMARSLNLEEDCFLKKYGEQRKMDARFNFYPPCSRPDRVLGTKPHADGTLITLLLQDKEVEGLQFMKDDRWYRAPIVPEALLINVGDQAEILSNGLFKSPVHKVVTNAEKERISLAVFCVPDSETEIEPFESLINESRPRLYKKLKNYVGIYFEYYQQGRRPIEAAII, encoded by the exons ATGGCTAAATCTTCCGCGCCTGCCCAGTTCGAGTTATTAGCAACCAAAACTGTCCAAGAGCAACTCATAGAAGGAGAAGTACTGGTACCCCCACCGAAATATATTCTCAAAGATGGAGTTCCACTTCCAGATGCTTCTGTTGAGTTCATGGATGTTCCAGTTATTGATCTTGGCCTCCTCACACCATCCTCAATCAGTATGGAAGAATTTGAAAAACTCAGATCAGCTTTAAACAAATGGGGTTGCTTTCAG GTAGTTAACCATGGAATGACTCCTGAATTCCTTGACCAAGTCCGTGAAATCACGAAACAGTTTTTTGCAATGCCAGCGGAAGAGAAGAAGAAATATTTGAGGCCAGTCGACAATATTGAAGGATATGGGAATGACATGGTATTTTCAGAGCAGCAAACACTTGATTGGACCGACAGACTATACCTTACAGTATATCCACCAGACAAGCACAAGCTAAAGTTTTGGCCTGAAAATCCCAAATCTTTCAG GGATACTCTAGACCAATATACCTGTAAGTTACAGGTGATAACAGAAACTGTCCTTAAGGGCATGGCGCGGTCATTGAATTTGGAGGAAGATTGCTTTCTGAAAAAGTATGGAGAACAAAGGAAAATGGATGCTAGGTTCAACTTCTATCCTCCATGTTCTAGGCCTGATCGCGTACTCGGTACCAAGCCACATGCAGATGGAACATTAATAACCCTTCTGTTGCAAGATAAAGAAGTGGAAGGTCTTCAATTTATGAAAGATGACCGATGGTATAGGGCTCCCATTGTTCCGGAGGCGCTTCTCATTAATGTTGGTGATCAAGCTGAG ATATTGAGCAATGGACTGTTCAAGAGTCCGGTGCACAAGGTTGTAACAAATGCAGAGAAGGAGAGGATATCCTTGGCTGTGTTCTGTGTCCCGGATTCAGAGACAGAGATTGAACCCTTTGAAAGCCTCATCAATGAGTCAAGGCCAAGGTTGTACAAAAAGCTGAAGAACTACGTTGGCATCTATTTCGAGTACTACCAGCAGGGAAGAAGACCAATTGAAGCAGCAATAATATAA
- the LOC101302778 gene encoding protein SRG1-like isoform 2, with product MADQSSTPAKVEFLATKTVQEQLTEGELLVPPPEYILKDGIPCPNASLELMDVPIIDLGLLIPSSISVEELDKLRSALTTRGCFQVINHGMTLEFLDKAREITKQFFAMPVEEKQKYLRPVDDIEGYGNDMVFSEQQTLDWTDRLYLTVYPPDKRKLKFWPENPKSFRDTLDQYTSKLQVITETVLKGMARSLNLEEDCFLNKYGEQRKMDARFNFYPPCSRPDRVLGTKPHADETLITLLLQDKEVEGLQFMKDDQWYRAPIVPEALLINVGDQAEILSNGLFKSPVHKVVTNAEKERISLAVFCVPDSETEIEPFESLINESRPRLYKKLRNYVGIYFEYYQQGRRPIEAAII from the exons ATGGCTGATCAATCTTCCACTCCTGCCAAGGTCGAGTTTTTAGCTACCAAAACCGTGCAAGAGCAACTCACTGAAGGAGAACTACTAGTACCACCACCGGAATATATTCTCAAAGATGGAATCCCATGTCCGAATGCTTCTCTTGAGTTAATGGATGTTCCAATTATTGATCTTGGTCTCCTCATCCCTTCCTCAATCAGTGTGGAAGAACTTGACAAACTCAGATCAGCTCTTACCACGCGCGGTTGCTTTCAG GTAATAAACCATGGAATGACTCTTGAATTCCTTGACAAAGCCCGTGAAATCACCAAGCAGTTTTTCGCTATGCCAGTGGAAGAGAAACAGAAATATTTGAGGCCAGTTGATG ATATTGAAGGATATGGGAATGACATGGTATTTTCAGAGCAGCAGACACTTGATTGGACTGACAGACTATACCTTACAGTATATCCACCAGACAAGCGCAAGCTAAAGTTTTGGCCTGAAAATCCCAAATCTTTTAG GGATACTCTAGACCAATATACCAGTAAGTTACAGGTGATAACTGAAACTGTCCTTAAGGGCATGGCTCGGTCATTGAATTTGGAGGAAGATTGCTTTCTGAACAAGTATGGAGAACAAAGGAAAATGGATGCTAGGTTCAACTTCTATCCTCCATGTTCTAGGCCTGATCGCGTACTCGGTACCAAGCCGCATGCAGATGAAACATTAATAACCCTTCTGTTGCAAGATAAAGAAGTGGAAGGTCTTCAATTTATGAAAGATGACCAATGGTATAGGGCTCCCATTGTTCCGGAGGCGCTTCTCATTAATGTTGGTGATCAAGCTGAG ATATTGAGCAATGGACTGTTCAAGAGTCCAGTGCACAAGGTTGTAACAAATGCAGAAAAGGAGAGGATATCCTTGGCTGTGTTCTGTGTCCCGGATTCAGAGACAGAGATTGAACCCTTTGAAAGCCTCATCAATGAGTCAAGGCCAAGGTTGTACAAAAAGCTGAGGAACTACGTTGGCATCTATTTCGAGTACTACCAGCAGGGAAGAAGACCAATTGAAGCAGCAATAATATAA
- the LOC101302778 gene encoding protein SRG1-like isoform 1 — protein sequence MADQSSTPAKVEFLATKTVQEQLTEGELLVPPPEYILKDGIPCPNASLELMDVPIIDLGLLIPSSISVEELDKLRSALTTRGCFQVINHGMTLEFLDKAREITKQFFAMPVEEKQKYLRPVDDFEGYGNDMVVSEQETLDWTDRLYLTAYPPDQRKLKLWPENPKSFRDTLDQYTSKLQVITETVLKGMARSLNLEEDCFVNMYGEQRKMDARFNLYPPCSRPDCVLGFKPHSDSSIITIILQDKEVEGLQFMKDDQWFRAPIVPEGLLIVVGDQIEILTNGLVKSPVHKVVINGEKERISVAVFCVPDSETEIEPFESLINESRPRLYKKLKNYVEIYFEHFLQGRRPIEAALI from the exons ATGGCTGATCAATCTTCCACTCCTGCCAAGGTCGAGTTTTTAGCTACCAAAACCGTGCAAGAGCAACTCACTGAAGGAGAACTACTAGTACCACCACCGGAATATATTCTCAAAGATGGAATCCCATGTCCGAATGCTTCTCTTGAGTTAATGGATGTTCCAATTATTGATCTTGGTCTCCTCATCCCTTCCTCAATCAGTGTGGAAGAACTTGACAAACTCAGATCAGCTCTTACCACGCGCGGTTGCTTTCAG GTAATAAACCATGGAATGACTCTTGAATTCCTTGACAAAGCCCGTGAAATCACCAAGCAGTTTTTCGCTATGCCAGTGGAAGAGAAACAGAAATATTTGAGGCCAGTTGATGATTTTGAAGGATATGGGAATGACATGGTTGTTTCAGAGCAGGAAACACTTGATTGGACTGACAGACTATACCTTACTGCATATCCACCAGACCAGCGCAAGCTCAAGTTGTGGCCTGAAAATCCCAAATCTTTCAG GGATACTCTAGACCAATATACCAGTAAGTTACAGGTGATAACTGAAACTGTCCTTAAGGGCATGGCGCGGTCATTGAATTTGGAGGAAGATTGCTTTGTGAACATGTATGGAGAACAAAGGAAAATGGATGCTAGGTTTAACTTATATCCTCCATGTTCAAGGCCTGATTGTGTCCTTGGTTTCAAGCCACATTCAGATAGTTCAATAATCACCATTATTTTGCAAGATAAAGAAGTGGAAGGTCTTCAATTTATGAAAGATGATCAATGGTTTAGGGCTCCCATTGTTCCTGAGGGGCTTCTCATTGTTGTTGGTGATCAAATAGAG ATATTGACTAATGGACTGGTCAAGAGCCCTGTGCACAAGGTAGTGATAAATGGAGAAAAGGAGAGGATTTCTGTGGCTGTGTTCTGTGTCCCGGATTCAGAGACAGAGATTGAACCCTTTGAAAGCCTCATCAATGAGTCAAGGCCAAGGTTGTACAAAAAGCTGAAAAATTACGTTGAGATCTATTTTGAACACTTCCTGCAGGGAAGAAGGCCAATTGAAGCAGCACTAATATGA
- the LOC101310748 gene encoding protein SRG1-like, whose product MAESYSPAKLELFATRSVQEQLAEGELLVPSQKYILKDGITLPDASVDLMDVPVIDLGLLTPSSISEEEFDKLRSALTKWGCFQVINHGMTPEFLDKVREVTKQFFAMPLEEKHKYLRPADDIEGYGNDMVFSEEQTLDWTDRLYLNVYPPDLRKLKFWPENPISFRDTLDQYISQLQVITETVLKGMARSLNLEEDCFLDKYGEQRKMQARFCFYPPCSRPDRVLGVKPHGDGSLITLLLQDKEVEGLQFLKDNQWFRAPIVAEALLINVGDQAEILSNGLFKSPVHKVVTNAEKERISLAVFCLPDSETEIGPFESLINESRPRTFVFLPIHR is encoded by the exons ATGGCTGAGTCTTACTCTCCTGCCAAGCTCGAGTTATTTGCAACCAGATCTGTGCAAGAGCAACTCGCTGAAGGTGAACTACTAGTACCATCACAGAAATATATTCTCAAAGATGGAATCACACTTCCAGATGCTTCTGTTGACTTGATGGATGTTCCGGTTATTGATCTTGGTCTCCTCACACCTTCCTCAATCAGTGAAGAAGAATTTGACAAACTAAGATCAGCTCTAACCAAATGGGGTTGCTTTCAG GTAATAAACCATGGAATGACTCCAGAATTCCTTGACAAAGTCCGTGAAGTCACGAAACAATTCTTTGCAATGCCCCTGGAAGAGAAGCATAAATATTTGAGGCCAGCCGACGATATTGAAGGATATGGGAATGACATGGTTTTTTCAGAGGAGCAAACACTTGATTGGACAGACAGACTATACCTTAATGTTTATCCACCAGACCTGCGCAAGCTAAAGTTTTGGCCTGAAAATCCCATATCTTTTAG GGATACTCTAGACCAGTATATCAGTCAGTTACAGGTGATAACAGAAACTGTCCTTAAGGGCATGGCGCGGTCATTGAATTTGGAGGAAGATTGCTTTCTGGACAAGTATGGAGAACAAAGGAAAATGCAGGCTAGGTTCTGCTTCTATCCTCCATGTTCAAGGCCCGATCGCGTACTCGGTGTCAAGCCACATGGAGATGGATCACTGATCACCCTTCTGTTGCAAGATAAAGAAGTGGAAGGTCTTCAATTTCTGAAAGATAATCAATGGTTTAGAGCTCCAATTGTTGCCGAGGCTCTTCTCATTAATGTTGGTGATCAAGCAGAG ATATTGAGCAATGGACTGTTCAAGAGCCCAGTGCACAAGGTAGTGACAAATGCAGAGAAGGAGAGGATTTCTTTGGCTGTGTTCTGTCTTCCGGATTCAGAGACAGAGATTGGACCCTTTGAAAGCCTCATCAATGAGTCAAGGCCAAG GACCTTTGTCTTCTTACCGATCCATCGCTAA
- the LOC101303545 gene encoding codeine O-demethylase-like — MAESSTPAKFELLATKTVQEQLTEVEILVPQNYILKDGIPLPDPSVEFMDVPVIDLGLLTPYSEGVEELDKLRSALITGCCFHVINHGMTAEFLDEVREIIKQFFAIPVEEKQKYLREVNDFEGYGNDMVLSEQQTLDWTDRLYLTVYPPDQRKLKFWPENPISFRDTLDQFTSRLQVITETILMSMARSLNLEEDCFMDKYGEQRKMEARFNLYPPCSRPDCVLGFKPHSDSSIITIVLQDKEVEGLQFLKDDRWFRAPIVPEALLINVGDQVEIMTNGLFKSPVHKVVINGEKERISLAVFCFPDSGTEIKPFDCLINESRPRLYKKIKNYGDIFFEYYQQGRRPIEAAIM; from the exons ATGGCTGAATCATCCACTCCTGCAAAGTTTGAGTTATTAGCAACCAAAACTGTGCAAGAGCAACTCACTGAAGTAGAAATACTAGTACCACAGAACTACATTCTCAAAGATGGAATCCCACTTCCAGATCCTTCTGTTGAGTTTATGGATGTTCCGGTGATTGATCTTGGTCTCCTTACACCTTACTCAGAAGGTGTCGAAGAACTTGACAAACTCAGATCAGCTCTTATTACAGGGTGTTGCTTTCAT GTAATAAACCATGGAATGACAGCTGAATTCCTTGACGAAGTACGTGAAATCATAAAACAGTTTTTCGCAATTCCAGTGGAAGAGAAGCAGAAATATCTGAGGGAAGTCAACGATTTTGAAGGATATGGGAATGACATGGTACTTTCAGAGCAGCAAACACTTGATTGGACTGACAGACTATACCTTACTGTATATCCACCAGACCAGCGCAAGTTGAAGTTTTGGCCTGAAAATCCCATATCTTTTAG GGATACTCTAGACCAATTTACCAGTAGGTTACAGGTCATAACAGAAACTATCCTTATGAGCATGGCGAGGTCATTGAATTTGGAGGAAGATTGCTTTATGGACAAGTATGGAGAACAAAGGAAAATGGAGGCTAGGTTTAACTTATATCCTCCATGTTCAAGGCCTGATTGTGTCCTTGGTTTCAAGCCACATTCAGATAGTTCAATAATCACCATTGTCTTGCAAGACAAAGAAGTGGAAGGTCTTCAATTTCTGAAAGATGATCGATGGTTTAGGGCTCCCATTGTTCCTGAGGCGCTTCTCATTAATGTTGGTGATCAAGTAGAG ATAATGACTAATGGACTGTTCAAGAGCCCAGTGCACAAGGTAGTGATAAATGGAGAAAAGGAGAGGATTTCTTTGGCTGTGTTCTGTTTCCCAGATTCAGGGACAGAGATTAAACCCTTTGATTGCCTCATCAATGAGTCAAGGCCAAGGTTGTACAAAAAGATAAAAAACTACGGTGACATCTTTTTCGAATACTACCAGCAGGGAAGAAGACCAATCGAAGCAGCAATAATGTAA